One Antarctobacter heliothermus DNA segment encodes these proteins:
- a CDS encoding (2Fe-2S)-binding protein, producing the protein MAEVTMKVNGKAVTKSVKGNTLMTDFLRDELRLTGTHVGCDTSQCGACNIHVNGSLVKACTMFAAEAEGAEVSTIEGQSAADGTLNVIQQAFQDHHGLQCGFCTPGMVMAAASLLKENPKPSEAEVRDYLEGNICRCTGYHNIVKAILAASGQDVSAIAAE; encoded by the coding sequence ATGGCAGAAGTAACGATGAAGGTGAACGGCAAAGCCGTCACCAAGTCGGTCAAGGGCAACACCCTGATGACCGATTTCCTGCGCGATGAACTGCGGCTGACTGGTACCCATGTGGGCTGTGACACCTCACAGTGCGGCGCGTGCAATATCCATGTGAACGGGTCGCTGGTCAAAGCCTGCACCATGTTCGCCGCCGAGGCCGAAGGCGCCGAGGTCTCGACCATCGAAGGCCAGTCCGCTGCTGACGGCACGTTGAACGTGATCCAGCAGGCGTTTCAGGACCACCACGGCCTGCAGTGCGGCTTTTGCACGCCCGGCATGGTGATGGCAGCGGCCTCGCTGCTCAAGGAAAACCCCAAGCCGTCCGAGGCCGAGGTGCGCGATTACCTCGAAGGCAACATCTGCCGCTGCACCGGCTACCACAACATCGTCAAGGCGATCCTGGCAGCATCCGGTCAGGACGTGTCGGCCATCGCTGCAGAGTGA
- a CDS encoding CoxG family protein: MQMKDSREIAAPRDVVWAAILDPEVLKSCVPGCTEMTGSAEEGFEATVVQKVGPVKATFKGQVTMSAMDAPNSVTLSGEGKGGAAGFAKGGAKVDLEEIENGTLLTYEVDAKVGGKLAQLGSRIIDGFAKKMADQFFTNFQNALETPVDGEEVEAAPDGDDNHKKGWFKRLVKG, encoded by the coding sequence ATGCAGATGAAAGACAGCCGCGAGATCGCGGCCCCCCGGGACGTTGTATGGGCGGCGATTCTCGACCCTGAGGTGCTCAAGTCGTGTGTGCCGGGCTGTACAGAGATGACCGGCTCCGCCGAAGAGGGCTTTGAGGCCACGGTGGTGCAAAAGGTCGGCCCGGTGAAGGCGACCTTTAAGGGCCAAGTGACCATGTCGGCGATGGACGCGCCCAATTCGGTCACGCTGTCCGGTGAGGGCAAAGGCGGTGCCGCCGGCTTCGCCAAGGGCGGCGCCAAGGTCGACCTTGAAGAAATTGAGAATGGCACCCTGCTGACCTACGAGGTTGACGCCAAGGTCGGCGGCAAGCTGGCGCAGCTGGGCAGCCGCATCATCGACGGCTTTGCCAAGAAGATGGCCGACCAGTTCTTTACCAATTTCCAGAACGCGCTGGAGACTCCGGTCGACGGCGAAGAAGTCGAAGCCGCGCCCGACGGCGACGACAACCACAAGAAAGGCTGGTTCAAGCGCCTCGTAAAGGGCTGA
- a CDS encoding substrate-binding periplasmic protein, protein MIAARAFRSVVLTLGLLAGLATTATARCEDWVPQPKPQNASRDIVGQELDVILDRGWIEFAVFDDYPPYSFEEGGQPRGIDIDIGKLIAEDLGVAPRFKLVAAGENLDADLRNTLWQGPVVGGAVSNVMLRVPYDSAFTCRVEQVVFTGQYQTEGIAIAYNKAAYPEEKPVPAYFRFDTVAVENDSIADFYLTSLAGGQLKDNIRRFPDMTQVMAALAAGEVKAAMGPKAQLEYGLTDDLAVHQPPLPGFAVGNWTIGLGVNFRYRPLAYAVDDAIYAALSDGRIAAIFESYGLSFTPPER, encoded by the coding sequence ATGATCGCAGCGCGTGCTTTCCGTTCTGTTGTCTTGACGCTGGGCCTGTTGGCAGGGCTGGCGACCACGGCGACTGCGCGTTGCGAAGACTGGGTGCCGCAGCCCAAGCCGCAGAATGCCAGCCGTGACATCGTTGGTCAGGAACTGGATGTCATTCTGGACCGGGGCTGGATCGAGTTTGCGGTCTTTGACGACTACCCGCCCTATTCGTTCGAGGAAGGCGGCCAGCCGCGCGGCATCGACATCGACATCGGCAAGCTGATCGCCGAGGATCTTGGTGTCGCTCCCCGGTTCAAGCTGGTAGCGGCGGGGGAAAACCTGGACGCCGATCTGCGCAACACCCTGTGGCAGGGGCCGGTTGTGGGTGGCGCGGTGTCGAACGTGATGTTGCGTGTGCCCTATGACAGCGCCTTCACCTGCCGGGTAGAACAGGTGGTCTTTACCGGCCAGTATCAGACAGAGGGGATCGCCATTGCCTATAACAAGGCAGCCTACCCCGAGGAAAAGCCCGTTCCGGCCTATTTTCGGTTCGATACGGTTGCAGTCGAGAACGATTCGATTGCAGATTTCTACCTGACCTCGCTTGCGGGCGGGCAACTGAAGGATAACATCCGACGCTTTCCCGATATGACACAGGTCATGGCTGCGCTGGCGGCGGGTGAGGTCAAGGCTGCCATGGGACCGAAGGCGCAGCTGGAGTATGGTCTGACTGATGATCTGGCCGTACATCAGCCGCCGCTTCCGGGGTTTGCGGTCGGAAACTGGACCATCGGTCTGGGCGTCAATTTCCGGTATCGCCCATTGGCTTATGCGGTGGACGACGCGATTTATGCTGCGCTTTCAGATGGCCGTATCGCGGCTATTTTCGAAAGCTACGGGTTGAGTTTCACGCCGCCTGAGCGTTGA
- the pedF gene encoding cytochrome c-550 PedF, translating to MTRKTTALTLSLMMGATMALSHGDVAPQPVNTDALPDVGEEWLIENPYRAMDPEIYQAAIEIGASGYNQNCARCHGLEVISGGLAPDLRFLEAEEYGDEWFMERFRTGYTQNGVTKMPAFGELLGQKAAWAIRTYVEARPDDEQMAELTPELKELRDQLAAWAENPEGADPEGMTAKLTEFAESIETLSGAPFADSAASRAVIVLDGTVDGYRKAAEALTIGLSAAH from the coding sequence ATGACCCGCAAGACAACCGCCCTGACCCTGTCGCTGATGATGGGTGCCACCATGGCCCTGTCGCACGGGGACGTTGCCCCGCAGCCTGTCAATACGGACGCGCTGCCGGACGTGGGCGAGGAATGGCTGATCGAAAATCCCTATCGCGCGATGGATCCAGAGATTTATCAGGCTGCGATCGAGATTGGTGCCTCTGGCTACAACCAGAACTGCGCCCGCTGTCACGGGCTTGAGGTGATCTCGGGCGGGCTGGCCCCTGACCTGCGGTTTCTTGAGGCCGAGGAATACGGCGATGAGTGGTTCATGGAGCGGTTCCGCACTGGCTACACCCAGAACGGCGTGACCAAGATGCCCGCCTTTGGCGAGTTGCTGGGTCAAAAGGCGGCTTGGGCGATCCGTACCTATGTCGAGGCGCGCCCGGACGATGAGCAGATGGCCGAGTTGACACCCGAGTTGAAGGAGCTGCGTGATCAGCTGGCCGCTTGGGCAGAAAACCCCGAAGGGGCCGATCCCGAAGGCATGACCGCCAAATTGACCGAATTCGCCGAAAGCATCGAGACGCTGAGCGGCGCGCCTTTTGCCGACAGTGCCGCCTCGCGGGCTGTGATTGTGCTGGATGGCACCGTTGACGGCTATCGCAAGGCCGCAGAGGCGCTGACCATCGGCTTGTCGGCGGCGCACTGA
- a CDS encoding ABC transporter substrate-binding protein, with protein sequence MFLRTALTLCLSATVATADVSVEIHYLRQEIEQPPVLSNLDPIPADLGLRGAELAVTENTTTGRFLGQTYAMEVTTVPPGGDLTAAARSALAHTDLIVLDAPAEALLAVADLPEAANALIFNAAAPDDSLRGADCRANLLHSLPSNAMRTDALAQFLVKRRWDDLALIEGTHPDDIAFADALRTSLTKFGLRLRSEKTWAFDADMRRTASQEVPLFTQGLRDHDILLIADEIHDFGRYIAYNTWEPRPVAGSEGLVPVTWSDVVEQWGAAQLQSRFDKLAGRPMRSRDYAAWAAVRSIGEAVTRTNSGDTATLRAFLLGPDFELAGFKGRPMSYRNWNGQLRQPIPLVTDRALVAQAPLEGFLHQTSELDTLGQDRPDSACTAFLN encoded by the coding sequence ATGTTTTTGCGCACAGCCTTGACGCTATGCCTGTCCGCGACGGTCGCAACCGCCGACGTTTCTGTCGAGATTCATTATCTTCGACAAGAGATCGAACAGCCGCCTGTCCTGTCCAACCTTGACCCGATCCCTGCGGATCTGGGGCTGCGGGGCGCGGAATTGGCGGTCACGGAAAATACCACCACGGGGCGGTTTCTGGGCCAGACCTACGCGATGGAGGTGACAACTGTGCCACCCGGCGGCGATCTGACCGCCGCCGCACGCAGCGCACTGGCGCACACGGACCTGATCGTGCTGGACGCCCCGGCAGAGGCGCTGCTGGCGGTTGCCGACCTGCCCGAGGCCGCAAACGCGCTGATCTTTAACGCCGCCGCACCGGACGACTCCCTGCGCGGTGCAGATTGCCGCGCCAACCTGCTGCACAGCCTGCCCAGCAACGCCATGCGCACCGACGCGCTGGCGCAATTTCTGGTCAAACGGCGTTGGGATGATCTGGCGTTGATCGAAGGCACCCATCCCGACGACATCGCCTTTGCCGATGCCCTGCGCACCAGCCTGACCAAGTTCGGTCTGCGCCTGAGATCGGAAAAGACATGGGCCTTTGACGCCGACATGCGCCGCACCGCCAGCCAGGAAGTGCCGCTGTTCACCCAGGGCCTGCGCGACCACGACATCCTGCTGATCGCCGATGAAATCCACGATTTCGGACGCTACATCGCCTACAACACATGGGAACCACGGCCCGTGGCCGGGTCCGAGGGGTTGGTGCCGGTGACCTGGTCGGACGTTGTTGAACAATGGGGCGCGGCGCAGTTGCAATCGCGCTTTGACAAACTTGCGGGCCGCCCGATGCGGTCACGCGACTACGCCGCTTGGGCGGCGGTGCGCAGCATCGGAGAGGCGGTCACCCGCACCAATTCCGGTGACACCGCCACCCTGCGCGCCTTCCTGCTTGGGCCCGACTTTGAACTGGCCGGTTTCAAGGGCCGCCCGATGTCCTACCGCAACTGGAACGGCCAACTACGCCAACCCATTCCGCTTGTCACCGACCGCGCGCTTGTGGCGCAGGCGCCGCTTGAGGGGTTCCTGCACCAAACCAGTGAGTTGGACACCCTTGGGCAGGATCGCCCCGATTCGGCCTGCACCGCCTTTTTAAACTGA
- a CDS encoding YVTN family beta-propeller repeat protein — MLLLGKHTQKSILSAGLAACLLGGPAQAEEIWISNEKDDTISVIDVETLEVIRTLPTGERPRGIVFSHDYSVLYICASDSDTVQVMDPVTGEILHDLPSGEDPEQFVLHPDDRHLYIANEDDAITTVVDVVSRTVVAQIDVGIEPEGMAVSPDGKYVITTSETTNMAHWIDTQTQELVANTLVDSRPRHAEFTKNGTQLWVSAEIGGTLSVFDVETKAKEVTLEFAIKGVHPDRVQPVGFEFTADEKTAFVALGPANHVAVVNADTYEVEDYILVGRRVWHMAFNADKSLLFTTNGVSGDVTVIDVAKRESIKTIKVGRFPWGAALRP; from the coding sequence ATGCTTCTTCTTGGAAAACATACTCAAAAATCTATCCTCTCTGCTGGTCTTGCGGCCTGCCTTTTGGGCGGTCCCGCACAGGCCGAGGAAATCTGGATCTCCAACGAAAAGGACGACACGATCAGCGTGATCGACGTCGAGACGTTAGAGGTGATCCGCACCCTGCCCACCGGTGAACGCCCGCGCGGAATTGTTTTCAGCCATGACTACAGCGTGCTCTATATCTGCGCGTCGGACAGCGACACGGTGCAGGTCATGGACCCGGTCACCGGGGAGATCCTGCATGATCTGCCTTCGGGCGAGGATCCTGAACAGTTTGTCCTGCACCCGGATGACCGGCATCTCTACATTGCCAATGAGGACGACGCGATCACCACCGTTGTGGATGTCGTGAGCCGCACCGTTGTGGCCCAGATCGACGTCGGAATCGAACCCGAGGGGATGGCCGTTTCCCCAGACGGGAAATATGTGATCACCACGTCCGAGACGACCAACATGGCACATTGGATCGATACGCAGACTCAGGAACTCGTCGCCAACACGCTGGTCGATTCTCGTCCCCGCCATGCCGAATTTACCAAGAATGGCACCCAGCTTTGGGTGTCGGCGGAAATTGGCGGGACGCTGTCGGTCTTTGATGTCGAGACAAAGGCCAAGGAAGTTACCCTTGAATTTGCGATCAAGGGCGTCCACCCCGACCGCGTGCAGCCGGTCGGTTTTGAATTCACTGCGGACGAAAAGACGGCCTTTGTCGCCCTTGGCCCGGCCAACCATGTGGCGGTGGTCAATGCCGACACCTATGAGGTCGAAGATTACATCCTTGTCGGCCGCCGCGTCTGGCACATGGCATTCAACGCCGACAAGTCCCTTTTGTTCACCACCAACGGTGTTTCAGGCGATGTGACAGTGATCGACGTGGCCAAACGTGAGTCAATCAAGACCATCAAGGTTGGGCGTTTTCCCTGGGGAGCAGCCTTGCGGCCCTGA
- a CDS encoding c-type cytochrome — MKLTILAAAALLGGPACADTYADIKISAGKALFDAECRRCHAVDADHASYGPPLENVVGRAAGSYEGYDYSIALEASGIVWTPAALRAWMEDNAGFMPGTKMRHVGIDDRTVQDFILSYLTSITIRDNSAISK, encoded by the coding sequence ATGAAACTGACCATCCTTGCAGCCGCCGCCCTTTTGGGCGGTCCGGCCTGTGCCGACACCTATGCGGATATCAAGATCTCCGCCGGAAAGGCCCTTTTCGACGCCGAATGCCGTCGCTGTCACGCGGTCGACGCCGACCACGCCTCATACGGCCCACCGCTTGAAAACGTGGTTGGCCGCGCGGCGGGCAGCTACGAAGGATACGACTATTCCATCGCGCTAGAGGCCAGCGGCATCGTCTGGACTCCGGCGGCCTTGCGGGCGTGGATGGAGGATAACGCCGGTTTCATGCCCGGCACCAAGATGCGGCATGTCGGCATCGATGACCGCACGGTGCAGGATTTCATCCTGTCATACCTCACTAGCATCACCATTCGGGACAACTCGGCGATTTCAAAGTGA
- a CDS encoding PQQ-dependent methanol/ethanol family dehydrogenase, which produces MNRFILAATASILLTGTAATAQVSEADLADDQTLTAQITTNGMGRHLQRYSPLDTLNKDNVKFLQAAWAFSFGGEKQRGQEAQPLIYDGVMYITGSYSRIYAIDLMTGKELWQYDARLPEGILPCCDVVNRGAAIYGDMVIFGTLDARLVALNKDTGDVVWRDKIADYKAGYSYTAAPLIVDGLVITGNSGGEFGVVGSVQARNVENGDLVWERPVIEGHMGMLNGEPSTMTGELNATWPGDMWKTGGGATWLGGSYDARTDTLIFGAGNPAPWNSHLRGAGTPSEDGMGDNLYAASRIGIDPKTGEIKWHFQTTPREGWDYDGVNEVVAFDGPDGEALLATADRNGFFYVLNAEDGSFVNGYPFVKDITWAEGLDENGRPIYVEGNRPGDPTAAADGKKGEVVFSAPGFLGGKNWMPMAYSQNTGLFYVPSNEWGMDIWNEPITYKKGAAYLGSGFTIKPNYEDHIGSLKAIDPATGEWKWEFKNNAPLWAGVMTTAGGLVFTGTPEGEFIALDDETGEVLWSFQTGSGIVGQPVTWEMEGEQYVSIASGWGGAVPLWGGEVAKKVNYLNQGGTVWTFKLPKQLASMK; this is translated from the coding sequence ATGAACCGATTCATTCTGGCAGCCACCGCCAGTATCCTGCTGACCGGTACCGCCGCCACAGCACAAGTCTCCGAGGCCGATCTGGCCGATGACCAGACGCTTACAGCCCAGATCACCACCAACGGCATGGGCCGCCACCTGCAACGCTATAGCCCGCTGGACACGCTGAACAAAGACAACGTCAAGTTCCTGCAAGCCGCGTGGGCGTTCAGCTTTGGCGGTGAAAAGCAACGCGGGCAAGAAGCTCAGCCGCTGATCTATGACGGTGTGATGTATATCACCGGGTCCTATTCGCGCATTTACGCAATCGACCTGATGACCGGGAAGGAACTGTGGCAGTACGATGCCCGCCTGCCCGAAGGAATTTTGCCCTGCTGTGACGTGGTCAACCGGGGCGCTGCGATCTACGGCGACATGGTGATCTTTGGCACGCTGGACGCGCGGCTCGTGGCGCTGAACAAGGACACAGGCGACGTTGTCTGGCGCGACAAGATCGCGGACTACAAGGCCGGGTATTCATACACCGCCGCGCCGTTGATCGTTGATGGCCTTGTCATCACCGGCAACTCTGGCGGCGAATTTGGTGTGGTCGGATCGGTGCAGGCCCGCAACGTCGAAAACGGCGATCTGGTCTGGGAGCGTCCGGTGATCGAGGGTCACATGGGCATGCTGAATGGCGAGCCTTCGACCATGACCGGTGAGCTGAACGCCACATGGCCGGGCGACATGTGGAAAACCGGCGGCGGGGCCACATGGCTGGGCGGGTCGTATGACGCGCGCACCGATACCCTGATCTTTGGGGCAGGCAACCCGGCGCCGTGGAACAGCCACCTTCGCGGTGCGGGCACGCCCTCTGAGGATGGCATGGGCGACAACCTGTACGCCGCCAGCCGCATCGGCATTGACCCCAAGACCGGCGAGATCAAGTGGCACTTTCAAACCACCCCGCGCGAAGGCTGGGACTATGACGGTGTGAACGAGGTCGTGGCCTTTGACGGGCCAGACGGTGAGGCGCTGCTGGCCACCGCAGACCGCAACGGCTTCTTCTACGTTCTGAACGCCGAAGACGGATCCTTTGTGAATGGCTATCCCTTCGTCAAGGACATCACCTGGGCCGAAGGTCTGGATGAGAATGGCCGCCCGATCTATGTCGAAGGCAACCGCCCCGGCGATCCGACTGCTGCGGCTGATGGCAAAAAGGGCGAGGTCGTGTTCTCGGCGCCGGGCTTCCTCGGCGGCAAGAACTGGATGCCGATGGCCTACAGCCAGAACACCGGCCTGTTCTATGTGCCCTCCAACGAATGGGGCATGGACATCTGGAACGAGCCGATCACCTACAAAAAAGGCGCGGCCTACCTTGGCTCGGGCTTTACCATCAAGCCGAACTACGAGGACCACATCGGGTCGCTCAAGGCGATCGACCCGGCCACCGGCGAATGGAAGTGGGAATTCAAGAACAACGCCCCGCTCTGGGCCGGCGTGATGACCACTGCAGGCGGCCTGGTGTTCACAGGCACGCCCGAGGGTGAGTTTATCGCGCTGGATGACGAGACCGGCGAGGTTCTGTGGTCCTTCCAGACCGGCTCTGGCATCGTTGGTCAGCCTGTGACCTGGGAAATGGAAGGCGAGCAGTACGTTTCGATCGCCTCTGGCTGGGGTGGTGCTGTGCCGCTGTGGGGTGGCGAAGTGGCCAAGAAGGTGAACTACCTCAATCAGGGTGGCACTGTCTGGACCTTCAAACTGCCCAAGCAGCTTGCCAGCATGAAGTGA
- a CDS encoding ArsR/SmtB family transcription factor, with protein MQKILNALCDSTRRAALAVLWDGGEHCVCELMARLDASQSRMSRHMKVLREAGLVMDRRDAQWVRYRRNPRLSPDIMAVITAVLTAEHRLEQEMA; from the coding sequence ATGCAGAAAATTCTTAACGCCCTTTGCGATTCGACCCGCCGCGCTGCGCTTGCCGTTCTTTGGGACGGCGGCGAACATTGCGTCTGTGAGCTGATGGCACGGCTCGACGCCAGCCAAAGTCGCATGTCCCGACATATGAAAGTGCTGCGCGAGGCCGGTCTGGTTATGGATCGGCGTGACGCGCAATGGGTGCGCTATCGGCGCAATCCCAGACTGTCCCCCGATATCATGGCCGTCATCACCGCTGTTTTGACCGCCGAACACAGACTTGAACAGGAAATGGCATGA
- a CDS encoding permease, with protein sequence MTTETHVTAPHHQRPDWLWYVGVAVVGTLGWLIYGQLIPMSEWVTSLFPVARDSHTGEAIAFFVYDVPKVLLLLTGIVFVTGVLRSWFSPEKTRAILAGKRQIWGYPLAALLGVLTPFCSCSSVPLFIGFVSAGIPLGVTFAFLIAGPMVGPVGLGLLYGLVGWQIATIYLVFGFSIATLSGFVLGRMGLERYLQDWVRDLNAGPTGDLPETQLTLVDRLRIGIEQVREIVGKVWIWVLVGIGIGAAIHGYVPEEMMLRIMGGEAWWSVPAAVTVGVPMYTNAAGVIPIVEAFLGKGAALGTTLAFMMSVIALSLPEMIILKQVLTLRLIAIFIAVVATGILATGYLFNFLL encoded by the coding sequence ATGACCACCGAAACCCATGTAACCGCGCCGCATCACCAGCGGCCAGATTGGCTGTGGTATGTGGGAGTTGCCGTTGTCGGTACGCTGGGGTGGCTGATCTATGGCCAGTTGATTCCGATGTCGGAATGGGTGACTTCGCTGTTTCCAGTGGCGCGCGACAGCCACACCGGAGAGGCCATCGCTTTTTTCGTCTATGATGTCCCCAAGGTGCTGTTGCTGCTGACCGGGATCGTCTTTGTCACCGGTGTCTTGCGCAGTTGGTTCAGCCCGGAAAAGACCCGCGCCATCCTTGCCGGGAAGCGCCAGATCTGGGGCTATCCCTTGGCCGCGCTGCTGGGCGTGCTGACGCCGTTTTGTTCGTGCTCATCGGTGCCGCTGTTCATCGGTTTTGTATCGGCGGGCATTCCGCTGGGGGTCACGTTTGCCTTTCTCATCGCGGGACCGATGGTGGGTCCGGTGGGACTGGGCCTGCTGTATGGCCTTGTCGGTTGGCAGATTGCGACGATCTATCTGGTGTTTGGGTTCTCCATCGCCACCCTGTCGGGTTTTGTCTTGGGCAGGATGGGGCTGGAGAGGTATCTGCAGGACTGGGTGCGCGATCTGAATGCTGGCCCGACAGGCGATCTGCCTGAGACGCAGTTGACACTGGTCGACCGGCTAAGGATCGGGATCGAGCAGGTACGTGAGATCGTCGGCAAGGTCTGGATTTGGGTGTTGGTCGGCATTGGCATCGGCGCCGCCATCCACGGCTATGTCCCCGAAGAGATGATGCTACGCATCATGGGCGGTGAGGCGTGGTGGTCGGTTCCCGCCGCCGTGACCGTGGGCGTGCCGATGTACACCAATGCCGCAGGCGTCATTCCAATTGTCGAGGCTTTTCTGGGCAAGGGTGCGGCCCTTGGCACAACGCTGGCGTTCATGATGTCGGTGATCGCATTGAGCTTACCGGAAATGATCATCCTCAAACAGGTTCTGACGCTGCGTTTGATCGCGATCTTCATCGCCGTTGTCGCGACCGGAATCCTTGCCACCGGCTATTTGTTCAACTTTCTTCTGTGA
- a CDS encoding thioredoxin family protein produces the protein MKTVKVFGPGCKRCEATEALVKQVASDLGIAVEIEKVSDPKSMAMAGVMSTPAVSVDGKMVHSGGLPEAAHLKQWLLA, from the coding sequence ATGAAAACCGTCAAGGTATTCGGCCCCGGCTGCAAACGCTGCGAAGCCACCGAGGCATTGGTCAAACAGGTCGCGTCGGACCTTGGTATCGCGGTCGAGATCGAAAAAGTCTCGGACCCGAAATCCATGGCCATGGCGGGCGTCATGTCGACCCCCGCCGTTTCGGTGGACGGTAAGATGGTGCATTCAGGCGGGCTGCCAGAGGCTGCACATCTGAAACAATGGCTATTAGCCTGA